A genomic window from Rhizobium sp. 007 includes:
- the edd gene encoding phosphogluconate dehydratase, giving the protein MSANARISAITSRIVERSKPTRERYLERLQAATSNGVNRSILGCANLAHGFAICSPSEKDALAGDRVPNLGIITAYNDMLSAHQPFETYPAIIREAAAEAGGIAQVAGGVPAMCDGVTQGQPGMELSLFSRDLIAMSAGIGLSHNMFDAALFLGVCDKIVPGLVIAALSFGHLPSIFVPAGPMTSGLPNDEKSRVRQLYAEGKVGRAELLEAESKSYHGPGTCTFYGTANSNQMLMEIMGFHLPGSSFINPGTPLREALTREAAKRALAITALGNEFTPAGEMIDERSIVNGVVGLHATGGSTNHTLHLVAMARAAGIQLTWQDIAELSEEIPLLARVYPNGLADVNHFHAAGGMGFLIKELLKKGMLHDDVRTVAGQGLEAYTIDVRLGDNGTVVREPAPDKSHDGKVLASIETPFQSNGGLKMLRGNLGKAVIKISAVKPDRHIIEAPAIVFHSQQELQDAFKEGKLNRDFVAVVRFQGPKANGMPELHKLTPPLGVLQDRGFHVALLTDGRMSGASGKVPAAIHVTPEAVEGGPIARIQDGDIIRLDAIRGTLEVLLDAATLADREPVTADLSDNEFGMGRELFAPFRRSVGASDHGASVLFH; this is encoded by the coding sequence ATGTCCGCTAACGCACGCATTTCCGCGATCACATCCCGCATCGTCGAACGATCAAAACCGACGCGCGAGCGATATCTGGAACGCCTGCAGGCCGCGACTTCCAACGGCGTGAACCGCTCGATACTCGGCTGCGCCAACCTCGCCCACGGCTTTGCGATCTGTTCCCCCTCCGAAAAGGATGCACTGGCGGGCGACCGCGTGCCCAATCTCGGCATCATCACCGCCTACAACGATATGCTCTCGGCCCATCAGCCGTTCGAGACCTATCCGGCGATCATCCGCGAAGCTGCGGCGGAAGCTGGGGGCATTGCCCAGGTCGCCGGCGGCGTTCCGGCCATGTGCGACGGCGTCACGCAGGGCCAGCCGGGCATGGAGCTGTCGCTCTTTTCCCGCGACCTGATTGCCATGTCTGCCGGCATCGGTCTGTCGCACAACATGTTCGATGCGGCGCTCTTCCTCGGCGTCTGCGACAAGATCGTGCCGGGCCTCGTGATCGCGGCCCTCTCCTTCGGCCACCTGCCCTCGATCTTCGTGCCGGCGGGGCCGATGACCAGCGGGCTGCCCAACGACGAGAAGTCTCGTGTCCGCCAACTCTATGCGGAAGGCAAGGTCGGCCGCGCCGAGCTGCTCGAGGCCGAGTCCAAGTCCTATCACGGCCCGGGAACCTGCACCTTCTACGGCACGGCAAACTCCAACCAAATGCTGATGGAGATCATGGGCTTCCATCTGCCCGGCTCTTCCTTCATCAACCCGGGCACGCCGCTGCGCGAAGCGCTGACGCGCGAGGCGGCAAAGCGCGCTCTGGCGATCACTGCGCTCGGCAACGAATTCACGCCCGCCGGCGAAATGATCGACGAGCGCTCCATCGTCAACGGCGTCGTCGGCCTGCACGCAACCGGCGGCTCCACGAACCACACGCTGCATCTCGTCGCCATGGCGCGCGCTGCCGGCATCCAGCTCACCTGGCAGGATATTGCCGAACTCTCCGAGGAAATCCCGCTGCTTGCCCGCGTCTATCCGAACGGACTGGCGGATGTTAACCATTTCCACGCCGCAGGCGGCATGGGCTTCCTCATCAAGGAGCTTTTGAAGAAGGGCATGCTGCACGATGACGTGCGCACGGTTGCCGGCCAGGGTCTCGAAGCCTATACGATCGACGTGCGCCTCGGCGACAACGGCACGGTGGTTCGCGAACCGGCACCGGATAAGAGCCACGATGGCAAGGTGCTCGCCAGCATCGAAACGCCGTTCCAGTCGAATGGCGGCCTGAAGATGCTGCGCGGCAATCTCGGCAAGGCGGTCATCAAGATCTCCGCGGTGAAGCCGGACCGCCATATCATCGAGGCACCGGCGATCGTCTTCCATAGCCAGCAGGAGCTGCAGGACGCCTTCAAGGAAGGCAAGCTCAACCGCGACTTCGTGGCGGTTGTGCGCTTCCAGGGGCCGAAGGCAAACGGCATGCCGGAGCTGCACAAGCTGACGCCGCCGCTCGGCGTACTGCAGGACCGCGGCTTCCACGTCGCCCTTCTTACGGACGGACGCATGTCCGGCGCGTCAGGCAAGGTTCCGGCTGCGATCCATGTGACGCCGGAGGCTGTCGAGGGCGGGCCGATCGCCCGCATACAGGACGGCGACATCATCCGGCTCGATGCAATCCGCGGCACGCTGGAAGTCCTCCTCGATGCCGCCACCCTGGCGGACCGCGAGCCGGTGACGGCCGATCTTTCGGACAATGAATTCGGCATGGGCCGCGAGCTCTTCGCTCCGTTCCGCCGCTCCGTCGGCGCCTCAGACCACGGCGCCAGCGTCCTCTTCCACTGA
- the pgl gene encoding 6-phosphogluconolactonase produces the protein MAATLHAFTNAAELASGLADKVTERLSAAITARAAASIAVSGGSTPKAFFQELSVRDLDWSKVTVTLVDERFVPADNERSNHLLVANNLLQNKAKAARFLPLYQKSGSAEDAAKLATAETKAIGNPFDVVILGMGGDGHTASFFPGGSNLAAALDPATPRGIITMEAEGAGEPRLTFTFSSLQDAGLLVLHIEGAGKKDTLSKAEDAGEEAEMPIRAVLRRAASPVEIYWAP, from the coding sequence ATGGCAGCAACCTTGCATGCTTTTACCAATGCAGCGGAACTTGCAAGCGGCCTTGCGGACAAGGTGACGGAGCGGCTTTCTGCCGCGATCACAGCCCGCGCAGCGGCCAGCATCGCCGTTTCCGGCGGCTCGACCCCGAAAGCCTTCTTCCAAGAGCTCTCCGTCCGCGACCTCGACTGGAGCAAGGTGACCGTCACGCTTGTTGACGAGCGCTTCGTTCCCGCGGACAATGAGCGTTCGAACCATCTGCTGGTCGCGAACAATCTGCTGCAGAACAAGGCGAAGGCGGCGCGCTTTTTGCCGCTCTATCAGAAATCAGGCTCTGCCGAAGATGCGGCAAAGCTTGCGACTGCCGAGACGAAAGCGATTGGCAACCCGTTCGATGTGGTGATCCTCGGCATGGGCGGCGACGGCCACACGGCATCGTTCTTTCCCGGCGGCAGCAACCTTGCTGCCGCGCTCGATCCGGCGACGCCGCGCGGCATCATCACGATGGAAGCGGAAGGCGCCGGCGAGCCGCGCCTGACCTTCACCTTCTCCAGCCTTCAGGATGCCGGGCTCCTGGTGCTTCACATCGAAGGCGCGGGTAAGAAAGATACGCTGTCGAAAGCGGAAGATGCCGGAGAAGAGGCCGAGATGCCGATCCGGGCCGTTCTGCGCCGGGCGGCTTCCCCGGTCGAAATCTACTGGGCGCCGTAA
- the zwf gene encoding glucose-6-phosphate dehydrogenase, with amino-acid sequence MSSQIIPVEPFDYVVFGGSGDLAERKLLPALYHRQIEGQFTEPTRIIGASRSPLSDDEYRKFAQDALKEHLKKGEYDEAEVEKFCKRLFYVSVDARSDGGWDQLKKLLDEGKDRVRAFYLAVAPGIFGDISQKIAEHKLITKSTRIVVEKPIGRDLSSALSLNDTIGRVFKEEQIFRIDHYLGKETVQNLMALRFANALYEPLWNANYIDHVQITVAEAVGLEGRAGYYDTAGALRDMVQNHILQLLCLTAMEVPSSMDSEAVRDEKLKVLRALKPIDASNVEQVTVRGQYRAGASGSGPVKGYLEELEGGVSNTETFVAIKAEINNWRWAGVPFFIRTGKRLTGRMSEIVITFKPIPHAIFDQAAGRINQNQLIIRLQPDEGVKQSLMIKDPGPGGMRLRNVSLDMSFASAFNVRNPDAYERLLMDVIRSNQTLFMRRDEVEAAWQWVDPMLKGWETTGQLVQGYTAGTWGPSQAIALIEREGRTWHDNI; translated from the coding sequence ATGAGCAGCCAGATCATTCCCGTCGAACCCTTTGATTATGTCGTCTTCGGCGGCAGCGGCGATCTTGCCGAGCGCAAGCTCCTTCCCGCCCTTTATCACCGCCAGATCGAGGGCCAGTTCACCGAGCCGACGCGCATTATCGGCGCTTCGCGCAGCCCGCTTTCCGATGACGAATACCGCAAGTTCGCGCAGGATGCCCTCAAGGAGCATCTGAAGAAGGGCGAGTATGACGAGGCGGAAGTCGAGAAATTCTGCAAGCGCCTCTTTTACGTCTCCGTCGACGCGCGTTCTGACGGCGGCTGGGATCAGCTGAAGAAGCTGCTGGACGAGGGCAAGGACCGCGTCCGCGCCTTCTACCTCGCCGTCGCACCCGGCATCTTCGGTGACATCTCGCAGAAGATCGCCGAACACAAGCTGATCACCAAGTCGACGCGCATCGTCGTCGAAAAGCCGATCGGCCGCGACCTTTCCTCGGCGCTGTCACTGAACGATACGATCGGCCGTGTCTTCAAGGAAGAGCAGATCTTCCGTATCGACCACTATCTCGGCAAAGAAACGGTGCAGAACCTGATGGCGCTGCGCTTTGCGAACGCCCTCTACGAGCCGCTGTGGAACGCCAATTACATCGATCACGTGCAGATCACGGTTGCCGAAGCCGTCGGCCTCGAAGGCCGCGCCGGCTATTACGACACCGCCGGCGCATTGCGCGACATGGTGCAGAACCACATTCTGCAGCTCCTCTGCCTGACCGCCATGGAAGTACCGTCATCGATGGATTCCGAGGCGGTCCGCGACGAAAAGCTGAAGGTCCTGCGCGCCCTGAAGCCGATCGATGCTTCCAACGTCGAGCAGGTCACCGTGCGCGGCCAGTATCGCGCCGGCGCCTCCGGCAGCGGCCCGGTCAAGGGCTACCTCGAAGAGCTCGAAGGCGGCGTTTCGAACACCGAAACCTTCGTTGCCATCAAGGCCGAGATCAACAATTGGCGCTGGGCGGGTGTTCCGTTCTTCATCCGCACCGGCAAGCGTCTTACCGGCCGCATGTCGGAAATCGTCATTACCTTCAAGCCAATCCCGCACGCAATCTTCGACCAGGCGGCCGGCCGCATCAACCAGAACCAGCTCATCATCCGCCTGCAGCCGGACGAAGGCGTCAAGCAGTCGCTGATGATCAAGGATCCCGGCCCGGGCGGCATGCGCCTGCGCAACGTCTCGCTCGACATGAGCTTTGCGTCAGCCTTCAATGTGCGCAATCCGGACGCCTATGAGCGCCTGCTGATGGACGTCATCCGCTCCAATCAGACGCTCTTCATGCGCCGCGACGAAGTTGAAGCCGCTTGGCAGTGGGTCGATCCGATGCTCAAGGGTTGGGAAACAACCGGCCAGCTCGTTCAAGGCTATACCGCCGGCACTTGGGGCCCAAGCCAGGCCATCGCGCTCATCGAGCGTGAAGGCCGCACCTGGCACGACAACATCTAG
- a CDS encoding FAD-binding oxidoreductase: MTVQENWQSPIAPGVSWYQATVGERPTYPELDGSKTCDVAIVGGGYTGLQAAYNLAKAGVSVVLIDACRFGDGASGRNGGQLGTGQRWWPEELEEKIGYERSKALFDLAEASKEHLLDFATEHQIDIEFMPGQMNVSHKESYKRFYYENAEIAALRYDYPHVRFMDSEETHERLGSKRYYCGVRDTGTGHIHPLKLLIGLARVAANAGAQIFEMTKATAIGQGGGKVTIETPKGTIAASRALIACNGYIGNLEPVTASHVMPIRSFIGATVPLDKYPAVLPGGEAVADSRFVVRYFRKSKDGRLLFGGREAYTADNPRDISEHIRRQIAEIYPALRDIEITHAWGGSVGITMPRQPFVREVMPGVTSIGGYSGHGVMLSNYCGKLYAETVLGTSADLELFKALDIPAFPGGAAMRAPLLFLALSWFALRDKF, from the coding sequence ATGACGGTGCAAGAAAACTGGCAGAGCCCCATCGCGCCGGGCGTTTCGTGGTACCAGGCGACGGTGGGCGAGCGGCCGACCTATCCGGAGCTTGACGGATCGAAGACATGCGACGTCGCCATCGTGGGCGGCGGCTATACCGGCTTGCAGGCGGCATACAATCTGGCGAAAGCTGGCGTCTCGGTCGTGCTGATCGATGCCTGCCGTTTCGGCGACGGGGCATCTGGCCGCAACGGCGGGCAGCTCGGCACCGGCCAGCGCTGGTGGCCGGAGGAACTCGAGGAGAAGATCGGCTACGAGCGTTCCAAAGCGCTCTTCGATCTTGCGGAGGCTTCCAAGGAACACCTGCTCGATTTTGCGACCGAACATCAGATCGACATCGAATTCATGCCCGGGCAGATGAACGTCTCGCACAAGGAAAGCTACAAGCGCTTCTACTACGAAAATGCCGAGATCGCAGCCCTTCGTTATGATTATCCGCATGTGCGGTTCATGGACAGCGAAGAGACGCACGAACGCCTCGGCTCCAAACGCTACTACTGCGGCGTGCGCGACACCGGCACCGGCCACATTCATCCGCTGAAGCTGCTGATTGGGCTGGCGCGCGTTGCGGCCAATGCCGGGGCGCAGATTTTCGAGATGACCAAGGCGACCGCAATCGGCCAGGGCGGCGGCAAGGTGACGATCGAAACGCCGAAGGGCACAATTGCCGCGTCCCGCGCGCTGATTGCCTGCAACGGCTATATCGGCAATCTGGAGCCGGTGACGGCAAGCCATGTCATGCCGATCCGCTCCTTCATCGGCGCAACCGTGCCGCTCGACAAATATCCTGCCGTGCTTCCCGGCGGGGAAGCCGTCGCCGACTCGCGTTTCGTCGTGCGTTATTTCCGCAAGTCCAAGGATGGACGACTGCTTTTCGGCGGGCGGGAAGCCTATACCGCCGACAATCCGCGCGACATCAGCGAACATATCCGCCGCCAGATCGCCGAAATCTATCCGGCACTCAGGGACATCGAGATCACGCACGCCTGGGGCGGCAGCGTCGGCATAACGATGCCGCGCCAGCCCTTCGTGCGCGAAGTGATGCCGGGCGTCACCTCAATCGGCGGATATTCGGGCCATGGAGTGATGCTGTCAAATTACTGCGGCAAACTTTATGCAGAAACGGTGCTTGGAACATCAGCCGATCTCGAGCTCTTCAAGGCGCTCGATATTCCGGCATTTCCCGGTGGTGCGGCAATGCGCGCGCCGCTGCTTTTCCTCGCCTTGTCGTGGTTCGCGCTGCGCGACAAGTTTTAA
- a CDS encoding glutamine synthetase family protein, giving the protein MSPKKTTLKPARNVPASTKIPPDPGSSRGVANWKEAAQWLRARGIEDIECITPDLAGVPRGKMMPTSKFTSNTSLALPSAIYRHTISGEYPEETESFRYEPRDSDLKLMPDLSTLSVVPWETDPTAQVICDIVNSEGEEVPYTPRNLLKRIMGLYAERGWKPVVAPEIEFYLVANNDDPDYPLRPPKGRSGRSILGGQGYSIAGINEFDELIDDIYHFSEKQGLEIDTLIHEEGPAQLEINLRHGDPIELADQVFMFKRTIREAALKHDIYATFMAKPMQGQPGSAMHIHQSVVNIGSGKNVFSNSDGSASKEFFHFIGGMQKYVPSALVMLAPYVNSYRRLAPDMSCPVNNAWGYDNRTTAFRVPVSDPQARRVENRLPSSDANPYLALAASLASGLLGIIKEIEPTAPTEDAANEGSIDLPRGLLEAVALLEDEPAFEEVFGKEFIGLYAGVKRGEFETFMQVISPWEREFLLLNV; this is encoded by the coding sequence ATGTCACCCAAGAAGACGACGCTGAAGCCTGCCAGAAACGTGCCTGCCTCTACGAAAATTCCCCCAGATCCCGGATCTTCGCGCGGTGTGGCAAACTGGAAGGAAGCGGCGCAGTGGCTTCGCGCACGCGGCATCGAGGACATCGAGTGCATCACCCCGGACCTCGCCGGCGTTCCGCGCGGCAAGATGATGCCGACATCGAAATTCACGTCCAATACGTCGCTGGCCCTGCCCTCGGCGATCTATCGCCACACGATTTCCGGCGAATATCCCGAGGAGACCGAGAGCTTCCGCTACGAGCCCCGTGACAGCGACCTCAAGCTGATGCCCGATCTTTCGACGCTTTCCGTCGTTCCTTGGGAGACTGATCCGACGGCGCAGGTGATCTGCGATATCGTCAATTCGGAAGGCGAGGAGGTTCCCTATACACCGCGCAACCTCCTCAAGCGCATCATGGGACTTTACGCCGAACGCGGTTGGAAACCGGTCGTCGCGCCGGAGATCGAATTCTATCTCGTCGCCAACAACGACGACCCGGATTATCCGTTGCGCCCGCCGAAGGGACGCTCGGGCCGCTCGATCCTCGGCGGCCAGGGTTACTCGATCGCCGGCATCAACGAGTTCGACGAACTGATCGACGATATCTATCATTTCTCCGAGAAACAGGGCCTCGAGATCGACACGCTGATCCATGAGGAGGGTCCAGCGCAGCTCGAGATCAATCTGCGCCATGGCGACCCGATCGAGCTTGCCGACCAGGTCTTCATGTTCAAGCGCACCATCCGCGAGGCTGCGCTGAAGCACGATATCTATGCGACGTTCATGGCGAAGCCGATGCAGGGTCAGCCGGGCTCGGCGATGCATATCCATCAGTCGGTCGTCAACATCGGGTCCGGCAAGAACGTCTTTTCCAATTCCGACGGATCGGCGTCGAAGGAGTTCTTCCACTTCATCGGCGGCATGCAGAAATATGTGCCGAGCGCACTTGTGATGCTGGCGCCCTACGTCAACTCCTACCGGCGCCTTGCGCCGGACATGTCCTGCCCAGTCAACAACGCCTGGGGTTACGACAACCGCACCACCGCATTCCGCGTGCCGGTTTCTGACCCGCAGGCACGGCGCGTCGAAAACCGGCTGCCGAGTTCCGATGCCAACCCCTATCTGGCCCTGGCTGCTTCGCTGGCATCGGGCCTTCTCGGCATCATCAAGGAGATCGAGCCGACGGCACCGACCGAGGACGCAGCCAATGAAGGGTCGATCGACCTTCCGCGCGGCCTGCTCGAAGCCGTGGCACTCTTGGAAGACGAACCGGCATTCGAGGAGGTGTTCGGCAAGGAATTCATCGGCCTTTATGCAGGCGTGAAGCGGGGAGAGTTCGAAACCTTCATGCAGGTGATCAGCCCCTGGGAGCGCGAATTCCTGCTGCTCAACGTGTGA
- a CDS encoding NAD(P)/FAD-dependent oxidoreductase: MGLRLKSDVIVIGAGAAGMMCAIRAGQRGRSVVVLDHAKAPGEKIRISGGGRCNFTNIHAGPKNFLSANPHFCKSALARFTPADFIAMVDRHGIAWHEKSLGQLFCDYSAKDIIRMLLDEMRAAGVQLRMQTEMLAVEKDSDGFRVRTSEGEYECASLVVATGGKSIPKMGATGFAYRIAELFGLALVETRPGLVPLTLDPVLLESIAPLSGISAPSEIRHGKTGFREALLFTHRGLSGPAILQISSYWREGDEIAIDIEPDVDLLLHLKKAKQANGRQSAQTALGEILPKRLAQYLTEREAISGHMADLSDKGLIRLCDAVQNWKIKPSGSEGYRTAEVTLGGIDTAGLDSRTMQAKSVPGLYFIGECVDVTGWLGGYNFQWAWASGFAAGESL; this comes from the coding sequence ATGGGCTTGAGACTGAAGAGCGACGTGATCGTCATAGGCGCGGGCGCCGCCGGAATGATGTGCGCCATCCGCGCCGGGCAGCGCGGCCGCTCAGTGGTCGTGCTCGATCACGCGAAAGCGCCGGGGGAGAAAATCCGCATCTCGGGCGGCGGCCGTTGCAACTTCACCAATATCCATGCTGGCCCGAAGAACTTCCTGTCCGCCAATCCGCACTTCTGCAAATCCGCCCTTGCACGCTTTACGCCTGCCGATTTCATCGCCATGGTCGACCGGCACGGAATTGCCTGGCACGAAAAGTCGCTCGGCCAGCTCTTCTGCGACTACAGTGCCAAGGACATCATCCGGATGCTGCTCGACGAGATGCGGGCGGCAGGTGTGCAACTTCGGATGCAGACCGAAATGCTGGCCGTTGAAAAAGACAGCGACGGCTTTCGCGTCAGGACGTCCGAAGGCGAATACGAGTGCGCCTCGCTCGTCGTGGCGACCGGCGGCAAGTCGATACCGAAAATGGGTGCGACGGGTTTTGCTTACCGCATCGCCGAACTGTTCGGTCTCGCGCTCGTCGAAACGCGCCCGGGTCTCGTGCCGCTGACGCTCGATCCCGTCCTGCTGGAAAGCATTGCGCCGCTTTCGGGGATCTCGGCGCCGTCCGAAATCAGGCATGGAAAAACCGGCTTCCGCGAGGCCCTGCTCTTTACCCACCGCGGCCTCAGCGGCCCGGCAATCCTGCAGATATCCTCCTATTGGCGGGAAGGGGATGAGATCGCCATCGATATCGAGCCGGATGTCGACCTTCTGCTGCATCTGAAAAAAGCCAAGCAGGCGAACGGCCGCCAGTCGGCCCAGACGGCGCTCGGTGAAATCCTGCCGAAGCGGCTGGCGCAATATCTGACGGAACGCGAAGCCATTTCCGGCCACATGGCCGATCTCTCGGACAAGGGGCTTATCCGTCTCTGCGATGCAGTGCAGAACTGGAAGATCAAGCCGTCCGGCTCGGAAGGCTATCGCACCGCCGAAGTGACGCTTGGAGGCATAGATACCGCTGGGCTCGACTCCCGCACGATGCAGGCGAAAAGCGTACCCGGCCTCTATTTCATCGGCGAATGCGTCGATGTGACGGGATGGCTCGGCGGCTATAATTTCCAGTGGGCCTGGGCCTCGGGTTTTGCCGCAGGTGAATCCTTGTAG
- a CDS encoding HAMP domain-containing methyl-accepting chemotaxis protein translates to MFIDKILSRFKIKTKVLIFVLPFVITISAVGLTGLYASGLLQGRMEISNSVLQSLSGFKDLYGSMGDFLQITNQEARDKLYTDIKTQRDTLKATLNQIGDNDGRENLQAASDGTASIADTVGKLWSLHEQELALRKSIDDAQKTLISSRFNVNFDAQQLQENIRNDEGNATATLRAADRLLKGGDTLASVMTAFNKAQVPADKLKVVTDAIPQIAKAQRLIEISVPQNQKSMTQSIAQTINDLKTQAAAPDAATDEAIANLGRLVSRFRQMSTYTQLTATQMMREATTTFVELDGRIAQTNSVLEDTRRLETSIYSLQLVLGEFTAKPNPDNRVRLHQEITTLGTNLNTLLASAKGMDFAEDIVAAMSPALASMDSDGEKLVATIGQRTTDYAAARQQLDSVWGQLTTFAELQKQSAGTERTQANSISVLTTGLGILVSIVGGFALVLTLQRPIGQITAAMRRIADGALDTSISGEKRSDEIGDMARALGIFKENAISKIRIEEESEEERAAAEQERQRNDAEKREMDRQIEFAVNELAAGLERMAQGDISTTIETPFIGRLEQLRQDFNGSMLRLQATMSQIRDNVEMIQGNGNQMAQSAEDLAKRTEHQAASLEETAAAVDEITVTVRSSAARAKDADQVVREAKRSADDSATVVSNAIDAMTRIEDASRQIEQIIGVIDEIAFQTNLLALNAGIEAARAGDAGKGFAVVAMEVRELAQRSAAAAQEIKGLINKSTTEVSSGSQFVQETGTVLARISAQIVTISQHVEMIARASHDQSSALQEVNATVNQMDQMTQQNAAMVEETTAASRELAGQADALLGLVQQFKIDGEGSDAAFYRAA, encoded by the coding sequence ATGTTTATTGACAAGATCCTTTCGCGCTTCAAGATCAAGACCAAGGTTCTGATCTTCGTCCTGCCTTTCGTGATCACCATTTCCGCCGTCGGCCTGACAGGCCTCTATGCCTCCGGCCTGCTGCAGGGCCGCATGGAGATTTCAAACAGCGTCCTCCAGTCCCTAAGTGGCTTCAAGGATCTGTATGGCTCGATGGGCGATTTCCTGCAGATCACCAACCAGGAAGCGCGCGACAAGCTCTACACCGACATCAAGACGCAGCGGGATACGCTGAAAGCCACCCTGAACCAGATCGGCGACAATGATGGCCGCGAGAACCTGCAAGCCGCGTCGGACGGCACGGCTTCGATTGCGGATACCGTCGGCAAGCTATGGTCTCTTCATGAACAGGAGCTGGCGCTTCGCAAGTCGATCGATGACGCACAGAAGACGCTGATCAGCAGCCGTTTCAATGTCAATTTCGACGCACAGCAGCTCCAAGAAAATATCCGCAACGACGAAGGCAATGCCACCGCGACGCTCCGCGCCGCCGATCGGCTGTTGAAGGGTGGCGATACGCTTGCCTCCGTCATGACTGCCTTCAACAAGGCGCAGGTGCCTGCCGACAAGCTGAAGGTCGTCACCGACGCGATCCCGCAGATCGCAAAGGCGCAGCGCCTCATCGAAATCTCCGTGCCGCAAAACCAGAAGAGCATGACGCAGTCGATTGCCCAGACGATCAACGACCTGAAGACGCAGGCGGCAGCTCCTGATGCAGCGACCGATGAAGCGATTGCCAACCTTGGCCGCCTTGTTTCCCGCTTCCGCCAGATGTCGACCTATACGCAGTTGACGGCTACGCAGATGATGCGGGAAGCGACGACGACGTTCGTCGAGCTCGACGGCCGCATCGCTCAGACGAACTCCGTTCTCGAAGACACTCGCCGTCTTGAGACCTCGATCTATTCGCTACAGCTGGTGCTCGGCGAATTCACCGCCAAGCCGAACCCGGACAACCGCGTTCGCCTGCATCAGGAAATCACGACGCTTGGCACCAACCTGAATACGCTGCTTGCGAGCGCCAAGGGCATGGACTTCGCGGAAGACATCGTTGCCGCCATGTCGCCCGCACTGGCTTCCATGGACAGCGACGGCGAAAAGCTGGTCGCGACAATCGGCCAGCGTACCACTGACTATGCAGCCGCCCGTCAGCAGCTCGATAGCGTCTGGGGCCAACTGACCACCTTCGCCGAGCTGCAGAAGCAGTCGGCAGGAACCGAGCGCACGCAGGCAAACAGCATCTCCGTTCTGACGACCGGCCTCGGCATCCTCGTCTCGATCGTCGGCGGCTTCGCCCTGGTGCTGACGCTGCAGCGTCCGATCGGCCAGATCACTGCCGCCATGCGCCGCATTGCCGACGGTGCGCTGGATACCAGCATTTCCGGTGAGAAACGGTCCGACGAGATCGGCGACATGGCCCGCGCCCTCGGCATCTTCAAGGAAAATGCGATCTCGAAGATCCGCATCGAGGAAGAAAGCGAAGAAGAGCGCGCAGCCGCCGAACAGGAGCGCCAGCGCAACGACGCCGAAAAGCGCGAGATGGATCGCCAGATCGAGTTCGCCGTCAACGAGCTTGCCGCCGGCCTCGAACGTATGGCGCAGGGCGACATTTCGACCACGATCGAAACGCCGTTCATCGGCCGCCTCGAGCAGCTGCGCCAGGATTTCAACGGCTCGATGCTACGCCTCCAGGCAACGATGAGCCAGATCCGCGACAATGTCGAAATGATCCAGGGCAACGGCAATCAGATGGCTCAGTCCGCCGAAGATCTCGCAAAGCGCACGGAGCATCAGGCCGCTTCTCTCGAGGAAACGGCGGCTGCTGTCGATGAGATCACCGTCACCGTCCGTTCCTCGGCGGCGCGTGCCAAGGATGCCGATCAGGTCGTTCGCGAGGCCAAGCGCAGCGCCGACGATTCGGCAACCGTCGTCAGCAACGCCATCGACGCGATGACCCGCATCGAGGACGCATCGCGCCAGATCGAACAGATCATCGGCGTCATCGACGAGATCGCCTTCCAGACCAACCTCTTGGCGCTGAACGCCGGTATCGAAGCCGCACGGGCGGGCGATGCAGGCAAGGGGTTTGCAGTCGTTGCCATGGAAGTTCGCGAACTGGCGCAGCGTTCCGCCGCTGCCGCGCAGGAAATCAAGGGCCTGATCAACAAGTCGACGACGGAGGTCAGCTCAGGCTCGCAGTTCGTGCAGGAGACTGGTACCGTGCTTGCAAGGATCAGCGCGCAGATCGTGACGATCAGCCAGCATGTCGAGATGATCGCCCGTGCAAGCCATGACCAGTCGAGTGCGCTGCAGGAAGTCAACGCGACCGTCAATCAGATGGACCAGATGACCCAGCAAAATGCCGCGATGGTGGAAGAGACGACAGCCGCGAGCCGCGAACTTGCCGGTCAGGCGGATGCGCTTCTCGGTCTCGTCCAGCAGTTCAAGATCGACGGCGAAGGCTCCGACGCAGCGTTCTATCGCGCGGCATAG